A stretch of the Halorussus vallis genome encodes the following:
- a CDS encoding class I adenylate-forming enzyme family protein — MLFPQLFRQSAARTPEKAAVVDLGSEREFTYRELAERVYALANGLREHGVERGDRVAVCMGNRPENVMTFLATQFVGVVAVPFNFRVAADGVTYHVRDSGADLLLYDALSRDAVEAAADSLDCDLCYVGDDTSAEAIPFDALLDAPADEPEIDATSEDASVVLYSSGTTGDPKGIPLDHRATTARALINAMGQRYYLGETIIGVMPLYHTVGLHGVLCDALGVSGTYLCMPDFDPETCVRAIPEWGVTALHEAPTIFSQYLGTDAIDEVDVSSVRAVGYSGAPMSSDLFDRVVETFDPDHIANLYGTTEAYGTTAYVGLGPDDDPSTTGPANVFYETRIVDVDGDPDDEVEAGQEGELIVNTDSPVAFDGYLNKPERTAEVIRDGWFFTGDAAYENDDGNIVITGRADDMLISGGENIHPANVEDVLASHPKIRDVGVVGVADEEWGEIVKAFVVADDGLTVEELEEWCLDNDGLANFKRPREYEFLEELPRNPSGKIMRYKLRSEEE; from the coding sequence ATGCTCTTTCCGCAACTGTTCAGGCAGTCGGCGGCCCGGACGCCGGAGAAGGCGGCGGTCGTGGACCTCGGCTCGGAGCGGGAGTTCACCTACCGCGAACTCGCCGAGCGGGTGTACGCGCTCGCGAACGGCCTGCGCGAACACGGCGTCGAACGCGGGGACCGGGTCGCCGTCTGCATGGGCAACCGGCCCGAGAACGTGATGACGTTCCTGGCGACCCAGTTCGTCGGCGTCGTCGCCGTCCCGTTCAACTTCCGAGTGGCGGCCGACGGGGTGACCTACCACGTCCGGGACTCCGGCGCCGACCTCCTGCTCTACGACGCCCTCTCGAGGGACGCGGTGGAGGCGGCGGCCGACTCGCTCGACTGCGACCTGTGTTACGTCGGCGACGACACGTCGGCCGAGGCGATTCCGTTCGACGCGCTGCTCGACGCGCCCGCCGACGAACCGGAGATCGACGCGACCAGCGAGGACGCGAGCGTCGTCCTCTACAGTTCGGGGACCACCGGCGACCCGAAGGGCATTCCGCTCGACCACCGCGCGACCACCGCGCGAGCGCTCATCAACGCCATGGGCCAGCGCTACTACCTCGGCGAGACGATAATCGGCGTCATGCCGCTGTACCACACCGTGGGGCTCCACGGCGTCCTCTGCGACGCCCTCGGCGTCTCGGGCACCTACCTCTGTATGCCGGATTTCGACCCCGAGACGTGCGTCCGCGCCATTCCCGAGTGGGGCGTCACCGCGCTCCACGAGGCGCCGACGATATTCAGCCAGTACCTCGGCACCGACGCCATCGACGAGGTCGACGTGAGCAGCGTCCGGGCGGTGGGCTACTCGGGCGCGCCGATGAGTTCGGACCTCTTCGACCGGGTGGTCGAGACGTTCGACCCCGACCACATCGCGAACCTCTACGGCACCACGGAGGCGTACGGCACGACTGCGTACGTGGGCCTGGGGCCGGACGACGACCCGTCGACGACCGGCCCCGCCAACGTCTTCTACGAGACCCGAATCGTCGACGTCGACGGCGACCCTGACGACGAGGTCGAAGCGGGCCAAGAGGGCGAACTCATCGTCAACACCGACTCGCCGGTCGCGTTCGACGGCTACCTCAACAAGCCCGAGCGGACCGCCGAGGTCATCCGCGACGGCTGGTTCTTCACCGGCGACGCGGCCTACGAGAACGACGACGGCAACATCGTCATCACGGGGCGGGCCGACGACATGCTCATCAGCGGCGGCGAGAACATCCACCCGGCCAACGTCGAGGACGTCCTGGCCTCGCACCCGAAGATTCGAGACGTGGGCGTCGTCGGCGTCGCGGACGAGGAGTGGGGCGAAATCGTGAAGGCGTTCGTCGTCGCCGACGACGGACTGACGGTCGAGGAACTCGAGGAGTGGTGTCTCGACAACGACGGTCTCGCGAACTTCAAGCGCCCCCGCGAGTACGAGTTCCTGGAGGAACTCCCGCGCAACCCCAGCGGGAAGATAATGCGCTACAAGCTACGGAGCGAAGAGGAGTAG
- a CDS encoding amino acid ABC transporter substrate-binding protein gives MTSHSRRRFLAAMGAGGITYTAGCTSFGGSGGGSNKITIAATVSKSGSFSSAGTDVEEAYKLGEKVINDNGGILDKDVELHIEDDESTPEGVRKGLQKIVSNNDVDMIWGTFGSLLVSSAAAYAESQEIPMLSANFAYMKPHLKEGYDWTFAPFSKSRDMANSALAIGNKAPKGQRPKRVGIWQTNTGWGAELGEVWTKKLENNGYKVVLNEKYQPGSNDFSSLITKSKSANVEFLLSNPIPPGGITAIKQMRSNGFLPKIAILERAATTSSWLDATGKAGREVVCGPGWVRGLTGNGNKEMLSAYREQKNVDSGAYPSPTVGCSYNVTQTAKQAYEAAGSTKKSDVRDALRNNKFHTVIGDFSFDENGMPVEGDLAPPTGQWLDGDLRLVHPDVDSEAAGDFKYPFTPWGER, from the coding sequence ATGACATCTCATAGCAGGCGCAGGTTTCTGGCAGCGATGGGTGCTGGCGGCATCACCTACACGGCCGGTTGTACGTCGTTCGGCGGCAGCGGTGGTGGCAGTAACAAGATCACGATAGCGGCGACGGTTTCGAAGTCCGGGTCGTTCTCCTCGGCGGGCACGGACGTCGAGGAGGCCTACAAACTGGGTGAGAAGGTGATCAACGACAACGGAGGCATCCTCGACAAGGACGTCGAACTCCACATCGAGGACGACGAGAGTACCCCCGAAGGCGTCCGGAAGGGCCTCCAGAAGATCGTCTCGAACAACGACGTCGACATGATCTGGGGCACGTTCGGGAGCCTCCTGGTTTCGTCGGCGGCCGCCTACGCGGAGAGCCAGGAGATTCCGATGCTGAGCGCCAACTTCGCGTACATGAAGCCCCACCTGAAGGAGGGTTACGACTGGACGTTCGCGCCGTTCTCCAAGAGCCGGGACATGGCCAACAGCGCGCTCGCCATCGGCAACAAGGCGCCGAAGGGCCAGCGTCCGAAACGGGTCGGCATCTGGCAGACCAACACCGGCTGGGGTGCCGAACTCGGCGAGGTCTGGACCAAGAAACTCGAGAACAACGGCTACAAGGTCGTCCTCAACGAGAAGTACCAGCCCGGGTCGAACGACTTCTCCTCGCTCATCACCAAGTCCAAGAGCGCCAACGTCGAGTTCCTGCTCAGCAACCCGATTCCGCCGGGCGGAATCACGGCCATCAAACAGATGCGCTCGAACGGTTTCCTCCCGAAGATCGCCATCCTCGAACGAGCGGCGACGACGTCGAGTTGGCTCGACGCCACGGGCAAGGCCGGCCGAGAAGTCGTCTGCGGTCCCGGCTGGGTCCGCGGACTGACCGGCAACGGGAACAAGGAGATGCTGTCGGCGTACCGCGAGCAGAAAAACGTCGACTCGGGCGCGTACCCCTCGCCGACGGTCGGCTGTTCGTACAACGTCACCCAGACCGCGAAACAGGCCTACGAGGCCGCCGGGTCGACGAAGAAGTCCGACGTCCGCGACGCGCTCCGGAACAACAAGTTCCACACCGTTATCGGGGACTTCTCGTTCGACGAGAACGGGATGCCGGTCGAGGGCGACCTCGCGCCGCCGACGGGCCAGTGGCTCGACGGCGACCTCCGGTTGGTCCACCCGGACGTCGACAGCGAGGCCGCGGGCGACTTCAAGTACCCGTTCACCCCCTGGGGCGAGCGGTAA
- a CDS encoding SLC13 family permease — protein sequence MTNLQGFLDRFALDVDPSWLSVPVGLLAMGAVLLYAPLSGDAATMLAITVLCISLWVGAPVAPWFTGVVCLGLVGATFSTDLALVGFRSPATWLVVFGILLGEATRRSGLAKLVERRVLRATPARVTGDAVAVYRYMLLALSLAGLVMVVLVPSSLVRVLILGPILISVGEVFDERRPRVGLFLGPLFVTYYAGSGVLTGSLGNIIITGLVESNAGVSIGWVQWFVWLAPVMWIGRAIAVVAIAYALYRPRNATALGTTDVDADRTVSTDARRMLAFLLVGVAIWATDSVHGLHPLYGALAVTLLAFAPRIGVVGPDAVSDANFSIIFFLGAIFAVAEGLRQTGFTDLAARAVLSSLPRDASLVVVLAFVVVTAIALTFLMEGLAVASVLTPVLVSFTASAGVPLVPVAMTEAIALNTYFFPYQSAVLVGILGLGMVDARELVKMAAACSLATLLVLLPIQILAFAAAF from the coding sequence ATGACGAACCTACAGGGTTTCCTCGACCGCTTCGCGCTCGACGTCGACCCGTCGTGGCTCTCGGTGCCCGTCGGCCTCCTCGCGATGGGCGCGGTGTTGCTCTACGCGCCACTTTCGGGCGACGCCGCGACGATGCTCGCCATAACCGTGCTGTGCATCAGCCTCTGGGTCGGCGCGCCCGTCGCGCCGTGGTTCACCGGCGTGGTCTGTCTCGGCCTGGTCGGCGCGACGTTCTCGACCGACCTCGCGCTCGTCGGCTTCCGCTCGCCGGCGACCTGGCTCGTCGTCTTCGGCATCCTGCTGGGCGAGGCGACCCGCCGGAGCGGACTCGCGAAACTGGTCGAACGACGGGTGCTCCGCGCCACGCCCGCCCGCGTCACGGGCGACGCCGTGGCGGTGTACCGGTACATGCTCCTGGCGCTCTCGCTGGCCGGGTTGGTCATGGTCGTGCTGGTCCCCTCCTCGCTCGTTCGGGTGCTCATCCTTGGTCCCATCCTCATCTCGGTCGGCGAGGTGTTCGACGAGCGGCGGCCCCGCGTCGGACTGTTCCTCGGGCCGCTGTTCGTCACCTACTACGCCGGTTCCGGCGTCCTCACCGGTTCGCTCGGCAACATCATCATCACCGGGCTGGTCGAATCGAACGCCGGCGTCTCCATCGGCTGGGTCCAGTGGTTCGTCTGGCTGGCTCCCGTGATGTGGATCGGCCGGGCGATCGCCGTCGTCGCCATCGCGTACGCGCTCTACCGACCGCGCAATGCGACCGCGCTCGGCACGACCGACGTCGACGCCGACCGGACCGTATCGACCGACGCGCGGCGCATGCTGGCGTTTCTCCTGGTCGGCGTGGCAATCTGGGCGACCGACTCGGTACACGGACTCCACCCGCTGTACGGCGCGCTCGCGGTGACGCTGCTGGCGTTCGCTCCCCGCATCGGCGTCGTCGGGCCGGACGCGGTTTCGGACGCCAACTTCTCCATCATCTTCTTCCTCGGGGCCATCTTCGCGGTGGCCGAGGGCCTCCGGCAGACGGGGTTCACCGACCTCGCGGCCCGGGCCGTCCTCTCGTCCCTCCCCCGGGACGCCTCGCTGGTCGTCGTGCTCGCGTTCGTCGTCGTCACGGCCATCGCGCTGACGTTCCTGATGGAGGGGTTGGCGGTCGCGAGCGTGCTGACCCCGGTGCTCGTCTCGTTCACCGCGAGCGCGGGCGTCCCGCTGGTCCCGGTGGCGATGACCGAGGCCATCGCGCTCAACACCTACTTCTTCCCCTACCAGTCGGCGGTGCTCGTCGGCATCCTCGGACTCGGCATGGTCGACGCCCGGGAACTGGTGAAGATGGCCGCCGCCTGCTCGCTGGCGACGCTACTCGTCCTGTTGCCGATCCAGATTCTGGCGTTCGCCGCCGCGTTCTGA
- a CDS encoding cobalamin-independent methionine synthase II family protein, translating to MGTPARILTTHIGSLPRTDRLMELLQRRDAGETVDADEFDEAVEEATRDVLRRQAAVGLDVANDGEQRRPGFNIYAERRMAGFGEEGTAPRWADLQEFPDYARKAFEGVKADVRRLPKAVEPVRYVDDGPIREELDVLSRFVEAEDLDFEGTFATSVSPGQLAATFPNDHYDSHEAYVFDVAEAMATEYELIGESEATLQVDAPDLLGERHRSYQDQSLAEFKETVRTGVEAINRGLANVPAENVRLHACWGNYEGPHHLDVELEEILPLLYEADVGALSLELANPRHNHEYRAFEEHPLPDDTVLIPGVVDVKTNVVEHPELVAERIERAADAVGDPARVMAAADCGFGTLVGWRTVDREIAWTKLESLVEGAAVASERLF from the coding sequence ATGGGAACGCCAGCGCGTATCCTCACGACTCACATCGGGAGTCTTCCGCGAACCGACCGACTGATGGAACTGTTACAGCGCCGGGACGCCGGCGAGACGGTCGACGCCGACGAGTTCGACGAGGCCGTCGAGGAGGCCACCCGCGACGTGCTCCGTCGACAGGCCGCGGTCGGTCTCGACGTCGCCAACGACGGCGAGCAGCGCCGCCCCGGGTTCAACATCTACGCCGAGCGGCGGATGGCGGGGTTCGGCGAGGAGGGAACCGCGCCCCGATGGGCCGACCTCCAGGAGTTCCCCGACTACGCGCGGAAGGCGTTCGAGGGCGTCAAGGCCGACGTCAGGCGACTCCCCAAGGCGGTCGAACCGGTCCGCTACGTCGACGACGGCCCGATTCGGGAGGAACTCGACGTCCTGTCGCGGTTCGTCGAGGCCGAGGACCTCGACTTCGAGGGGACGTTCGCGACCTCCGTCTCGCCGGGTCAACTCGCCGCGACGTTCCCGAACGACCACTACGACTCCCACGAGGCGTACGTCTTCGACGTCGCGGAGGCCATGGCCACCGAGTACGAACTGATCGGCGAGTCCGAGGCGACGCTCCAGGTCGACGCCCCCGACCTGCTGGGCGAGCGCCACCGCAGTTACCAGGACCAGTCGCTCGCGGAGTTCAAGGAGACGGTCCGGACCGGCGTCGAGGCCATCAACCGCGGACTGGCGAACGTCCCCGCGGAGAACGTCCGACTCCACGCCTGCTGGGGCAACTACGAGGGACCCCACCACCTCGACGTCGAACTCGAGGAGATCCTCCCGCTGCTCTACGAGGCCGACGTGGGCGCGCTCTCGCTCGAACTCGCCAACCCCCGACACAACCACGAGTACCGGGCGTTCGAGGAGCACCCGCTGCCCGACGACACCGTCCTGATTCCGGGGGTCGTCGACGTCAAGACGAACGTGGTCGAACACCCCGAACTCGTCGCCGAGCGAATCGAGCGGGCGGCCGACGCGGTGGGCGACCCCGCGCGGGTGATGGCCGCGGCCGACTGCGGATTCGGCACCCTGGTCGGCTGGCGGACCGTCGACCGCGAAATCGCGTGGACGAAGCTCGAATCGCTGGTCGAGGGTGCCGCCGTCGCCTCCGAGCGACTCTTCTGA
- a CDS encoding ABC transporter ATP-binding protein: protein MALLEGEHLTKRFGGIVAVEDVSFSVDRNEAVGLIGPNGAGKSTLFRLITGVHEPTEGRVTLDGEEITGLAPYEICHRGLVKTHQIVRPFENMSLLENVRVGAEFGGREHDDPEERAYESLEFVGLEAMAHDEPDELSVGALKRLEIARVLATDPDVLLFDEVAGGLDPEETEDIVELVRDIRDQGKTVFLIDHVMRALMSVSDRVFVLDNGQLIAKGTPEEIQNDERVIEAYLGESARDDAADPGAAAGD from the coding sequence ATGGCACTACTCGAAGGCGAGCACCTTACCAAGCGCTTCGGCGGTATCGTCGCCGTCGAAGACGTCTCGTTCTCCGTCGACCGTAACGAGGCGGTCGGGCTCATCGGGCCGAACGGCGCCGGCAAGTCGACGCTCTTCAGGCTCATCACCGGGGTCCACGAACCCACCGAGGGACGGGTGACCCTCGACGGCGAGGAGATCACCGGGTTGGCGCCCTACGAGATCTGTCACCGCGGGCTGGTCAAGACCCACCAGATCGTCCGACCGTTCGAGAACATGTCCCTCCTCGAGAACGTGCGCGTAGGTGCGGAGTTCGGCGGCCGCGAACACGACGACCCCGAGGAGCGGGCGTACGAGTCGCTGGAGTTCGTCGGCCTCGAAGCGATGGCCCACGACGAGCCAGACGAACTCAGCGTCGGCGCGCTCAAGCGACTGGAGATCGCCCGCGTGCTGGCGACCGACCCGGACGTCCTGCTGTTCGACGAGGTCGCCGGCGGTCTCGACCCCGAGGAGACCGAGGACATCGTCGAACTCGTCCGCGACATCAGAGACCAGGGCAAGACCGTCTTCCTCATCGACCACGTGATGCGCGCGCTCATGTCGGTCAGCGACCGGGTGTTCGTCCTGGACAACGGTCAACTCATCGCGAAGGGTACCCCCGAGGAGATTCAGAACGACGAGCGCGTCATCGAGGCGTACCTTGGCGAGAGTGCACGCGACGACGCCGCGGACCCCGGCGCCGCGGCGGGGGACTGA
- a CDS encoding class I adenylate-forming enzyme family protein yields MQDLRAFDRAVTRHGDRTAIVAEDGTTYSYAELDRRTDALASALDERVGGARTASLLHNGPAAVEMMLAAQKRGQANAQLSFRGSAGELRRMIESAEAEALVFDAAHAEMARAVLDESDLEAALSVGAADSAPERPAVDRYGRVVERDVDYDATEDPDAETAILYTSGTTRRPKATLQDQRRAWLGASQVVMEHGLEPNDVALVTTPWYHDVTTVAWIYPHLQVGATLVLQSSFDPPETLALLDEREVTGLLAVPAQLDALIEAKNGGSSDLSALSYIRTGGAVVSPSLVERTREHLTEGVYNTYGLTEGIANLAHAYPDQQLDNPGTVGHASFNWELRVVEAVGPDETPDPSATVDRGESGELLGRGPCVDGYLDSPEAEAKLFVGDGEWLRTMDVARVDEDGGLHIVDRVDNMLLSGGENVYPQEVELALEDHPDVRAAAVVGVPDDDWGERVAAVVVGEGLTAEVLDRHCKDHDDVANFKRPRSYAVTSDDLPRTDTGTLKRTEIRDRFFGDP; encoded by the coding sequence ATGCAGGACCTGCGAGCGTTCGACCGGGCGGTGACCCGCCACGGCGACCGGACCGCCATCGTCGCGGAGGACGGGACGACGTACAGCTACGCGGAACTCGACCGACGGACCGACGCGCTCGCGAGCGCGCTCGACGAGCGCGTCGGCGGCGCTCGCACCGCGTCGCTGCTACACAACGGGCCGGCGGCGGTGGAGATGATGCTCGCCGCCCAAAAGCGAGGCCAGGCCAACGCTCAACTGAGCTTCCGGGGGTCGGCCGGCGAACTCCGCCGGATGATCGAGTCGGCGGAGGCCGAGGCGCTGGTCTTCGACGCGGCCCACGCCGAGATGGCGCGGGCGGTCCTCGACGAGTCGGACCTCGAGGCGGCGCTGTCCGTCGGCGCGGCCGACTCCGCCCCCGAACGGCCGGCCGTCGACCGGTACGGGCGGGTCGTCGAGCGCGACGTCGACTACGACGCGACCGAGGACCCCGACGCCGAAACCGCGATTCTCTACACGAGCGGGACGACGCGCAGGCCGAAGGCCACGCTCCAGGACCAGCGGCGCGCCTGGCTGGGGGCCTCGCAGGTGGTGATGGAACACGGGCTCGAACCGAATGACGTCGCGCTCGTAACCACCCCCTGGTACCACGACGTCACGACGGTGGCGTGGATATACCCGCACCTCCAGGTCGGCGCCACCCTCGTTCTGCAGTCGTCGTTCGACCCGCCGGAGACGCTCGCGCTGCTCGACGAACGTGAGGTGACCGGGCTGCTGGCGGTGCCCGCACAACTCGACGCGCTCATCGAGGCCAAGAACGGTGGGTCCTCCGACCTTTCGGCGCTCTCGTACATCCGAACCGGCGGGGCCGTCGTCTCTCCGTCGCTGGTCGAACGGACGCGCGAGCACTTGACGGAGGGCGTGTACAACACCTACGGCCTGACCGAAGGCATCGCCAACCTCGCTCACGCCTACCCCGACCAGCAACTCGACAATCCGGGAACCGTCGGCCACGCCTCGTTCAACTGGGAACTGCGGGTGGTCGAGGCGGTCGGTCCCGACGAGACGCCCGACCCGTCCGCGACGGTCGACCGCGGCGAGAGCGGCGAACTCCTGGGACGGGGTCCCTGCGTCGACGGCTACCTCGATAGCCCGGAGGCCGAGGCGAAACTGTTCGTAGGCGACGGCGAATGGTTGCGGACGATGGACGTCGCGCGGGTCGACGAGGACGGCGGCCTCCACATCGTCGACCGGGTCGACAACATGCTGCTCAGCGGCGGCGAGAACGTCTACCCCCAGGAGGTCGAACTCGCCCTCGAAGACCACCCCGACGTGCGGGCCGCCGCGGTCGTGGGCGTTCCGGACGACGACTGGGGCGAACGCGTGGCCGCCGTGGTCGTCGGCGAGGGACTCACCGCGGAGGTGCTCGACCGCCACTGCAAGGACCACGACGACGTGGCGAACTTCAAACGTCCCCGCTCGTACGCGGTCACGTCGGACGACCTGCCCCGCACCGACACCGGGACCCTGAAGCGAACCGAGATACGCGACCGTTTCTTCGGCGACCCGTGA
- a CDS encoding ferritin-like domain-containing protein — protein MAALDSDQFAKRLGRKSERAAKHLVDRMYDDDSRVEGEQLVGMLRSFMWNEFYFGTYPPAKQMNEVYERNDRDVSRDIDIVIELANMARDELKHAKLFSNRIEELGGNPDIRDYTPTEAQVEMFHRVYDHDDLVSLAACQQMGIERFVPIIFQALVDHDVVDDRTKEVLHSADLDEPNHLNVGRKIILRFADDEEVQRRADEANSAAIEAMYDIYGLEYDPEVVH, from the coding sequence ATGGCGGCACTAGATAGCGACCAGTTCGCGAAGCGGCTGGGCCGAAAGTCCGAACGGGCGGCCAAACACCTCGTCGACCGGATGTACGACGACGACTCGCGGGTCGAGGGCGAGCAACTCGTGGGGATGCTCAGGTCGTTCATGTGGAACGAGTTTTACTTCGGCACCTACCCGCCGGCCAAGCAGATGAACGAGGTGTACGAGCGCAACGACCGGGACGTGAGTCGGGACATCGACATCGTCATCGAACTCGCGAACATGGCCCGCGACGAACTCAAGCACGCAAAGCTGTTCTCGAACCGCATCGAGGAACTGGGCGGCAACCCCGACATCCGCGACTACACGCCCACCGAAGCCCAGGTCGAGATGTTCCACCGGGTGTACGACCACGACGACCTGGTGAGCCTGGCGGCCTGCCAGCAGATGGGCATCGAGCGATTCGTCCCGATCATCTTCCAGGCGCTCGTCGACCACGACGTCGTCGACGACCGGACCAAGGAGGTGCTCCACTCCGCCGACCTGGACGAGCCAAACCACCTCAACGTCGGGCGGAAGATAATCCTGCGGTTCGCGGACGACGAGGAGGTCCAGCGCCGGGCCGACGAGGCCAACAGCGCGGCCATCGAGGCGATGTACGACATCTACGGGCTGGAGTACGACCCCGAGGTGGTCCACTGA
- a CDS encoding methyl-accepting chemotaxis protein, with product MATGRFTDGTAGSLYEPPDVDDETERLRHERDFWRGLFDDLAAQFPEPIVVVDGEGRITHWNDEQAEIMSLPRSAAVGKAANEVIGTEDVEETLAEEIARTDRVVREERIRSGTNPDGERWHVRAAGVPLHDQEGNSVGAFEFVTRVTELVERRRTVQETQQRISEEVETAVEGLLGSSEEVSDSSQYIESTAGEQVETLASVRDEVESLSATVEEVASQAHEVSERSDEMTDHAEASIDATDDALELMDDVAGAADELQGNSRELEDQVDEIDDVAAVIGDIVSQINILALNANIEAARSSGNSDGFAVVADEIKELANQSQEEVDAIDRTLREVAEIVERTADSIETTTERIDSATDNVADVRDHQDDILVSARDTARGMTEIVEATDEQAASAEEVTAMLGDVLADIREVVDEIGELAAANEAQADRVRDVRDRVREVEADLDETFE from the coding sequence ATGGCAACCGGTCGATTTACCGACGGGACCGCCGGGTCGCTGTACGAACCGCCGGACGTCGACGACGAGACGGAGCGGCTCCGCCACGAGCGGGACTTCTGGCGCGGCCTGTTCGACGACCTGGCCGCCCAGTTTCCCGAACCCATCGTCGTCGTCGACGGCGAGGGGCGCATCACCCACTGGAACGACGAGCAGGCCGAGATCATGAGCCTCCCGCGGTCGGCGGCGGTCGGGAAGGCCGCCAACGAGGTCATCGGCACGGAGGACGTCGAGGAGACGCTGGCCGAGGAGATAGCCCGCACCGACCGGGTAGTCCGCGAGGAACGGATCCGCTCGGGGACCAATCCCGACGGCGAGCGCTGGCACGTCCGGGCCGCCGGCGTGCCGCTCCACGACCAGGAGGGCAACTCGGTCGGCGCCTTCGAGTTCGTCACCCGCGTGACGGAACTCGTCGAGCGCCGCCGCACCGTCCAGGAGACCCAGCAGCGCATCAGCGAGGAGGTCGAAACCGCGGTCGAGGGGCTGCTCGGCTCCTCGGAGGAGGTTTCCGACAGCAGTCAGTACATCGAGTCGACCGCCGGCGAGCAGGTCGAGACGCTCGCGTCGGTCCGCGACGAGGTCGAGTCGCTGAGCGCGACCGTCGAGGAGGTCGCCTCCCAGGCCCACGAGGTCAGCGAGCGGAGCGACGAGATGACCGACCACGCCGAGGCCTCCATCGACGCCACCGACGACGCGCTCGAACTGATGGACGACGTGGCGGGCGCGGCCGACGAACTGCAGGGCAACAGCCGCGAACTCGAAGACCAGGTCGACGAAATCGACGACGTGGCCGCGGTCATCGGCGATATCGTCTCCCAGATCAACATCCTGGCGCTCAACGCCAACATCGAGGCCGCCCGGAGCAGCGGCAACTCCGACGGCTTCGCGGTCGTCGCCGACGAGATCAAGGAACTCGCCAACCAGTCCCAGGAGGAGGTCGACGCCATCGACCGCACGCTCCGGGAGGTGGCCGAGATCGTCGAGCGGACCGCCGACAGCATCGAGACGACCACCGAGCGCATCGACTCGGCGACCGACAACGTCGCGGACGTCCGGGACCACCAGGACGACATCCTCGTGTCGGCCCGGGACACCGCCCGCGGGATGACCGAAATCGTGGAGGCGACCGACGAGCAGGCGGCCAGCGCCGAGGAAGTCACCGCCATGCTCGGCGACGTGCTGGCCGACATCCGGGAGGTCGTCGACGAAATCGGCGAACTCGCCGCGGCGAACGAAGCGCAAGCCGACCGGGTCCGGGACGTCCGCGACCGGGTTCGGGAGGTCGAAGCCGACCTCGACGAAACCTTCGAGTAG
- a CDS encoding branched-chain amino acid ABC transporter permease, with protein sequence MIAGDLLTQTVVNGLLLGGIYAVAALGLSLVFGIMDIVNLAHGHMLMVGGYVAVILFSSVGLTPLVGMFVAMVVLFALGVALQEVLLDRVVDEGMEQPILVLFGFALVLQNLGQFFLSSDAQSTDIGIAGSGFTVAGAFFSFPRTVTFVVSVVLILLTWLFLRYTRTGQAIRATAQNKTAARYMGIDTDRIYLITLGVGTALAGAAGALLSMLFPVDPYVGWSYLLKAFAVVVLGGVGSVIGTLVGGLFLGVSENVGALYLGGSYRDIITFSIFLLVLLVRPQGLFGTGGGSE encoded by the coding sequence ATGATTGCAGGTGACTTACTCACACAGACGGTGGTAAACGGGCTTCTCCTCGGCGGTATCTACGCCGTCGCCGCGCTCGGGCTCTCGCTCGTCTTCGGTATCATGGACATCGTGAACCTCGCCCACGGTCACATGCTAATGGTCGGCGGGTACGTCGCGGTCATTCTCTTTTCGTCGGTCGGGCTCACCCCGCTCGTCGGGATGTTCGTGGCCATGGTCGTCCTGTTCGCGCTCGGGGTGGCGCTCCAGGAGGTGCTGCTCGACCGGGTGGTCGACGAAGGGATGGAACAGCCCATCCTCGTCCTCTTCGGATTCGCACTGGTGCTGCAGAACCTGGGCCAATTCTTCCTCAGCAGCGACGCCCAGTCGACCGACATCGGCATCGCGGGCTCGGGCTTCACCGTCGCCGGGGCGTTCTTCTCGTTTCCCCGGACGGTCACCTTCGTCGTGTCGGTGGTGCTCATCCTCCTCACGTGGCTGTTCCTCCGGTACACCCGAACCGGCCAGGCCATCCGTGCGACCGCCCAGAACAAGACGGCCGCCCGCTACATGGGCATCGACACCGACCGAATCTACCTGATAACGCTCGGCGTCGGGACCGCGCTCGCCGGCGCGGCCGGCGCGTTGCTATCGATGTTGTTCCCCGTTGACCCGTACGTCGGGTGGTCGTACCTGCTGAAGGCGTTCGCGGTCGTGGTGCTCGGCGGCGTCGGTAGCGTCATCGGGACGCTGGTCGGCGGACTCTTCCTCGGCGTCTCGGAGAACGTCGGCGCGCTGTACCTCGGCGGGAGCTACCGCGACATCATCACCTTCTCCATCTTCCTGCTCGTGTTGCTCGTCAGGCCCCAGGGGCTGTTCGGCACCGGCGGTGGTTCCGAATGA